The genomic interval GAAGCCGGCACCAAAAGCAACCAGCGGTGTGTTGTATAAATATGCCAAACAGGTAAAAGATGCTTCGGAAGGATGTGTGACGGATGAGGCGTGAAACGTGAGGCGTGAGATGTTCTTAGAAAAAACTAAAAGCTAATAGCTATTAGCTATTAGCATGCATTTTAAAGACAGCTATAAACTGAAGTAAATGACCAAACAATATTTCATCGAAATCGCATCCTACAACATCTGGGCGAATGATATCGTCATCGGGTGGTTGGAGAAGATTTCGGAGGAGCAATGGAACCAACCCATTGTCAGCAGTTTTGGGAATATCGGGGCAACCGTATTGCATATTGCAGGGGCGGAGAAAGTGTGGTTAGACCGGTTTGAGAAAGTGGAATCACCTGTCTGGCTCCCGAATGTGTACAAAGGAGGAAAGGAAGAACTGATTGGAATATGGAAAAAAGCATCTGCCGATCTGAAGAACCGCATGGAAACTTTTGATGAAAAGATGTTAGCCGAGACCTTGCGTTTAAAAAGGTTGAATGGGGAATGGAATGAGGTACCCTATTTCGCAGCCTTCGCGCATATTTTTAACCATTCCACTTTTCATCGCGGGCAGATCGTGACCATGCTCAGGCAGGCAGGATTTACCGGGGTGTCATCGACTGATATGTTGGGTTATTTTAGAAAATCATAAACTCCAGTTATGGAAACGCTCACACAGGAAAAGGAAAAGGCTGCGGCCATCACCACAGAAAAGATAAGCGGTAGTGAAGCCGTGATGCGCGCCTTGATAGCGGAAAACGTCACCACGATATTTGGCTATCCCGGAGGCGCGATCATGCCGATCTATGATGCCTTGTACGATCATCATGATAAATTGACGCATATCCTGGTCAGACATGAACAAGGTGCTATCCACGCTGCCCAGGGATTTGCCCGTGCATCGGGGAAAGTGGGTACAGTGTTCGCCACCAGCGGACCTGGTGCCACCAATCTGGTTACAGGTCTTGCCGACGCCATGATTGACAGCACACCTGTGGTCTGTATCACCGGTCAGGTCTTTGCCCACCTGTTAGGTACCGATGCGTTTCAGGAAACGGATGTGATCAACATTACCACACCGGTGACAAAATGGAACTATCAGGTAACAGATGCCTGTGAGATACCGGGTGTTTTGGCCAAAGCCTATTATATCGCCGGCAGTGGACGGCCCGGGCCTGTATTGATCGATATTACCAAGAATGCACAACTACAGGCATTTGACTATGAAGGGTATAAGAAATGTGACCATATCCGCAGCTATCGTCCCAAGCCCATCGTTCGCAAACAATTTGTGGAAGAAGCCGCCCGCCTGATCAATGAAGCCGAAAGACCCTTCGTGATCTTTGGACAGGGTGTCATTCTGGGTAAAGCAGAAAATGAATTCAAACGATTCATTGAAAAGGCTGGTATACCTGCAGCCTGGACAATCATGGGTATGGGGGCCATTCCCACCGACCACCCATTGGCCATGGGAATGCTGGGTATGCATGGAAATTATGGTCCTAATGTACTCACGAATGAATGTGATGTGTTGATCGCGGTGGGCATGCGTTTTGATGACCGTGTGACCGGACGGTTAGACAAATATGCCAAACAAGCCAAAGTGATTCACCTGGATATTGACCCGGCTGAGATCGATAAGAATGTCAAATCCACCGTTCCGGTCTGGGGTGATTGTAAGGAAACCCTTCCCATGCTGACGGAGAAAATCACCCAGAAATTGTATCCCCAATGGGTGGAACGTTTTCATACGTACCGGAAAAAAGAAGAAGAAAAGGTCATTCAGCCTGAACTGCACCCCTCCGGAGATATTCTTAGCATGGGAGAGGTGATCAATCAACTCAACCTCCTCACGGGCGGCAACGCGATCATCGTAACAGATGTAGGCCAGCACCAGATGGTGGCCTGTCGCTATGCAAAAATGAACCAGAGCAAAAGCAATATCACCAGTGGGGGATTGGGTACCATGGGGTACGCGCTGCCTGCGGCGATCGGCGCTGCCTATGGCGATCCCAGTCGTACCACAGTGGCGATCATCGGAGATGGGGGTTTTCAAATGACCATTCAGGAGTTGGGTACCATCATGCAGTTTAAACCCAATGTAAAGATCATCATCCTCAATAATAATTTCCTGGGAATGGTGAGACAATGGCAGCAACTCTTTCACGAAAGACGCTACTCCTTTGTAGATATTCAAAGTCCGGATTTTGTACAAGTCGCCAAAGGTTTTGGAATCGAAGGACGATCGATCTGTAAACGTGAAGACCTTAACGCCGCGCTCAAAACCATGCTGGATCACCCGCAGAGTTATCTGCTGGAGGTTATGGTTGGAAAGGAAAATAATGTATTCCCGATGGTGCCACAGGGAAGAGGGGTGGCTGAGATTGTATTGTCGAAAGAGGAAGTGTAATTGGGGATGACAGATTACAGATGACTGATGACAGGTGTTAGTTAAAAACCATCAACCAACAACCAACATCCAACATCCAACAACAAAAAGTAACTAAAATGACCAAACAAGAATACACCATCACCGTCTACACGGAAAACCAGGTCGGTCTGCTCAACCGCATCGCGATCATTTTTTCGCGCCGGAAGATCAATGTGGAAAGCCTGAACACCTCGCCCAGCGAAGTGGATTCCGTTCACCGTTTCACGATTGTTATTAATGAAACGGAAGAGGTAGTGCGCAAACTCTGCCGCCAGATCGAAAAGCAAGTGGAAGTGCTAAAAGCCTATTATAACACCAATGATGAGATCGTGTGGCAGGAACTGGCCTTATATAAAGTGCCCACCGAAGTGATCGCCGAAGAGGTGAAAGTGGAAAGACTCCTGCGCGAACATGGAGCGAAGGCCGTAGTGATCCGTAAAGATTATACGGTATTTGAAGTGGCTGGTCACCGCGAAGAGACCGACAAACTCATAAAAGTACTTGAGCCCTATGGCCTGATCGAATTTGTACGGAGTGCCAGAGTGGCTATTATTAAAGCCAGCGATGGCTTTCACAATAAACTCAAGGAATTTGAATACCGTGAGCCCAGTGAACAGATAGTGGAGAATGAGTATTTGGATAGAAATGAGGAGGTGTTTACGATGTAGGAAAATTTAGCTAATAGCTTGTATCAAATTTCAAATCATAAAAAACCAACAATATGGCACAATTGAACTTCGGCGGCGTACTCGAAAATGTGGTCACCCGCGAAGAATTTCCCCTGGCAAAAGCACAGGAGGTATTAAAGAATGAAACAGTGGCAGTGATCGGCTATGGCGTACAAGGTCCCGGTCAGGCGCTTAATCAACGCGATAATGGCATTAATGTCATTATCGGCCAGAGAAAGAATTCAAAAACCTGGGATAAGGCCATTAAAGATGGTTTTGTTCCTGGTGAAACGCTTTTTGAGATCGAAGAGGCCCTGCAGAAAGGCACCATCATTTGTTATCTTCTCAGCGATGCGGCACAGATCGAACTCTGGCCAACAGTAAAAAAATATCTCACGCCTGGTAAAGCCTTGTATTTTTCCCATGGCTTTGGCGTCACCTTTAATGAGCAAACCGGTATTGTGCCTCCCAAAGATGTGGATGTATTCCTGGTAGCACCTAAAGGAAGCGGTACTTCCCTTCGCCGGATGTTCTTGCAGGGACGTGGATTGAATAGCAGTTATGCCATCTTTCAGGATGCAACCGGCAATGCCTGGAATCGTGTGATCGCCTTAGGCATCGCCGTTGGTAGTGGTTATCTTTTTGAAACGGATTTCAGAAAAGAAGTATATAGCGACCTGACCGGTGAAAGGGGTACGCTGATGGGAGCTATTCAGGGCATCTTCGCTGCACAATATCAGGTATTGCGCGATAAAGGACATACCCCCTCGGAGGCATTCAACGAAACTGTTGAAGAATTGACCCAGTCCCTGATGCCCCTGGTAGCAGAGAATGGAATGGATTGGATGTATGCCAACTGTTCTACCACCGCACAGCGCGGGGCGCTTGACTGGTGGAAGAAATTCCGGGACGCCACGGCACCTGTATTCAAAGAATTGTATGAAAGTGTAGCATCAGGAAAAGAATCCCAACGCTCGATTGATTCCAACTCTCAACCCGATTACCGCGAAAAGCTTGAGCAGGAACTCAAGGAGCTCCGCGAAAGCGAAATGTGGCAGGCAGGTAAAACTGTTCGGTCACTCCGTCCGGAGAATCAGCCGGAGACAGTGGGGGTGGAGTGAGTGGGGAATCGTGAGACGTGAGACGTGAGTCGTGAGATGTGAGTCGTGAGTCGTGAGATGTGAGATGTGAGATGTGAATCGTGAGAATAAATATCATTAAAATAGTAAAATAGGAAAGTTACAACTCACGATTCACGTCTCACGTCTCACGACTCACCTCTCAGCAGAAAACATAACAAACAGAATTTTCAACATGAACAACAACCTCACAGCCTTTCCGCTTGAATTTCACAAAGCCTCCCTGCGGTTGCGCAAGGTCGTTTCGCATACGCCCTTGCAGCGAAGCGCTAATCTATCGAAGCGCTATGGGTGCAATGTGTATCTCAAGCGGGAGGACCTGCAGGTTGTACGATCCTATAAACTACGGGGTGCGTACAACATGATCAGCAGTCTGCCTCCTGAGCAATTGGCCAAGGGGGTTGTTTGTGCCAGTGCAGGCAATCATGCACAGGGATTTGCCTATTCCTGTCGGGTACTGAACATCAAAGGGGTTGTATTCATGCCGATCATCACTCCCAATCAAAAGGTTTCGCAAACCAAGATGCACGGGGAAGACAGTATTGAAGTTCGTCTGGTTGGAGATACCTACGATGATTGTGCAGTGGCCG from Chitinophagales bacterium carries:
- a CDS encoding DinB family protein, with protein sequence MTKQYFIEIASYNIWANDIVIGWLEKISEEQWNQPIVSSFGNIGATVLHIAGAEKVWLDRFEKVESPVWLPNVYKGGKEELIGIWKKASADLKNRMETFDEKMLAETLRLKRLNGEWNEVPYFAAFAHIFNHSTFHRGQIVTMLRQAGFTGVSSTDMLGYFRKS
- the ilvB gene encoding biosynthetic-type acetolactate synthase large subunit, yielding METLTQEKEKAAAITTEKISGSEAVMRALIAENVTTIFGYPGGAIMPIYDALYDHHDKLTHILVRHEQGAIHAAQGFARASGKVGTVFATSGPGATNLVTGLADAMIDSTPVVCITGQVFAHLLGTDAFQETDVINITTPVTKWNYQVTDACEIPGVLAKAYYIAGSGRPGPVLIDITKNAQLQAFDYEGYKKCDHIRSYRPKPIVRKQFVEEAARLINEAERPFVIFGQGVILGKAENEFKRFIEKAGIPAAWTIMGMGAIPTDHPLAMGMLGMHGNYGPNVLTNECDVLIAVGMRFDDRVTGRLDKYAKQAKVIHLDIDPAEIDKNVKSTVPVWGDCKETLPMLTEKITQKLYPQWVERFHTYRKKEEEKVIQPELHPSGDILSMGEVINQLNLLTGGNAIIVTDVGQHQMVACRYAKMNQSKSNITSGGLGTMGYALPAAIGAAYGDPSRTTVAIIGDGGFQMTIQELGTIMQFKPNVKIIILNNNFLGMVRQWQQLFHERRYSFVDIQSPDFVQVAKGFGIEGRSICKREDLNAALKTMLDHPQSYLLEVMVGKENNVFPMVPQGRGVAEIVLSKEEV
- the ilvN gene encoding acetolactate synthase small subunit translates to MTKQEYTITVYTENQVGLLNRIAIIFSRRKINVESLNTSPSEVDSVHRFTIVINETEEVVRKLCRQIEKQVEVLKAYYNTNDEIVWQELALYKVPTEVIAEEVKVERLLREHGAKAVVIRKDYTVFEVAGHREETDKLIKVLEPYGLIEFVRSARVAIIKASDGFHNKLKEFEYREPSEQIVENEYLDRNEEVFTM
- the ilvC gene encoding ketol-acid reductoisomerase gives rise to the protein MAQLNFGGVLENVVTREEFPLAKAQEVLKNETVAVIGYGVQGPGQALNQRDNGINVIIGQRKNSKTWDKAIKDGFVPGETLFEIEEALQKGTIICYLLSDAAQIELWPTVKKYLTPGKALYFSHGFGVTFNEQTGIVPPKDVDVFLVAPKGSGTSLRRMFLQGRGLNSSYAIFQDATGNAWNRVIALGIAVGSGYLFETDFRKEVYSDLTGERGTLMGAIQGIFAAQYQVLRDKGHTPSEAFNETVEELTQSLMPLVAENGMDWMYANCSTTAQRGALDWWKKFRDATAPVFKELYESVASGKESQRSIDSNSQPDYREKLEQELKELRESEMWQAGKTVRSLRPENQPETVGVE